In the Stigmatella erecta genome, one interval contains:
- the msrA gene encoding peptide-methionine (S)-S-oxide reductase MsrA codes for MFLSTKKLKIPSPAEALPGRAEPMPVPDTHFVLGTPLKAVPAGFQVAVFGLGCFWGAEKKFWQTPGVYSTSVGYAAGPTPNPTYREVCSGMTGHNEVVRVVFDPAKVSYETLLRVFWENHDPTQGMRQGNDVGTQYRSGIYTTDEAQQRAAAQSREAYQQALKASGYGAITTEVLPAPEFYFAEDYHQQYLAKNPDGYCGLGGTGVSCPVGLGASRA; via the coding sequence ATGTTCCTATCGACGAAGAAGCTGAAGATTCCCTCGCCCGCCGAGGCGCTTCCGGGCCGCGCCGAGCCGATGCCCGTTCCCGACACGCACTTCGTGCTGGGCACGCCGCTCAAGGCGGTGCCCGCGGGCTTCCAGGTGGCGGTGTTCGGCCTGGGGTGCTTCTGGGGCGCGGAGAAGAAGTTCTGGCAGACGCCGGGCGTGTACAGCACGTCGGTGGGCTACGCGGCGGGCCCCACCCCGAACCCCACCTACCGCGAGGTGTGCTCGGGGATGACGGGCCACAACGAGGTGGTGCGCGTCGTGTTCGACCCGGCGAAGGTGAGCTACGAGACGCTGCTGCGCGTGTTCTGGGAGAACCATGATCCGACGCAGGGCATGCGCCAGGGCAACGACGTGGGCACCCAGTACCGCTCGGGCATCTACACCACGGACGAGGCCCAGCAGCGCGCGGCCGCGCAGAGCCGCGAGGCCTACCAGCAGGCGCTGAAGGCGTCGGGGTACGGGGCCATCACCACGGAAGTCCTCCCGGCGCCGGAGTTCTACTTCGCCGAGGACTACCACCAGCAGTACCTGGCCAAGAACCCGGACGGGTACTGCGGGCTGGGCGGCACCGGGGTGAGCTGCCCGGTGGGCCTGGGCGCCTCGCGCGCCTAG
- a CDS encoding ornithine cyclodeaminase family protein, with the protein MSTLLLRHSDVVRNLQSLTLLSDLREAFRTDALARTVAPQWARALLHAEGSTSVLFPGSLPGVPAYSVKVQARFSPPGSGTQSVLQLHDLASGGLLALMDSAHLTHVRDGVLGALAADVLARPEASRVAFLGAGPQAALQLKSLRLVRSLRQAFVFDPDVTLAAAFASRMYQQLSLPVRMAGSVQEAVEEADIVVVVNASRLSALQPELLRPGMHVTVLSTEESGKVELSPALVRRTTFVCDHRGQALSGGLGGAGLSEDAIHGELGEIIAGLRPGRTSPEQLTLFAGVGLPFQDLAAAWHVYQAALGDEDVQRLDFGT; encoded by the coding sequence ATGAGCACTCTTCTGCTTCGCCATTCGGACGTGGTCCGCAACCTTCAGTCCCTCACCCTGCTGTCGGACCTGCGGGAGGCGTTCCGCACGGATGCCCTCGCGCGCACGGTGGCCCCCCAGTGGGCCCGCGCCCTGCTGCATGCCGAAGGCTCCACCAGCGTGCTCTTCCCGGGGAGCCTGCCCGGGGTGCCCGCCTACAGCGTGAAGGTCCAGGCCCGCTTCTCCCCTCCGGGCTCCGGCACCCAGAGCGTGCTCCAGCTGCATGATCTCGCCTCCGGGGGGCTGCTGGCCCTCATGGACTCGGCGCACCTGACCCATGTGCGCGATGGCGTGCTGGGCGCCCTGGCCGCGGATGTCCTCGCCCGGCCGGAGGCCAGCCGCGTGGCGTTCCTCGGCGCGGGCCCGCAGGCGGCGCTCCAGCTCAAGTCCCTGCGGCTGGTGCGGAGCCTGCGCCAGGCGTTCGTGTTCGACCCGGACGTCACGCTCGCCGCCGCGTTCGCCTCGCGCATGTACCAGCAGCTGTCCCTGCCGGTCCGGATGGCGGGCTCCGTGCAGGAGGCCGTGGAGGAGGCGGACATCGTCGTGGTGGTGAACGCCAGCCGCCTCTCCGCGCTCCAGCCCGAGCTGCTGCGGCCGGGCATGCACGTCACCGTGCTGAGCACCGAGGAGTCCGGCAAGGTGGAGCTCTCGCCGGCGCTGGTGCGGCGCACCACCTTTGTCTGCGATCACCGGGGGCAGGCCCTGTCCGGAGGCCTGGGCGGCGCGGGCCTCTCCGAGGATGCCATCCACGGGGAGCTGGGGGAGATCATCGCGGGGCTGCGGCCCGGGCGCACCTCGCCCGAGCAGCTCACCCTCTTCGCGGGCGTGGGCCTGCCGTTCCAGGACCTGGCGGCTGCCTGGCACGTCTACCAGGCGGCGCTGGGGGACGAGGACGTGCAGCGGCTCGACTTCGGCACGTGA
- a CDS encoding DUF2203 domain-containing protein yields the protein MRYFGVDEANRVVPLLTRTFEKVRPWVSHAQELSKELEALKGQGKRDAFTETLQEQHSRLLEQIRAELHPLQEMGIEVKAADGLVDFHALLGGRTVYLCWRYGETAVSHWHELDTGFAGRQRIEDPEAFAPTYLS from the coding sequence ATGCGCTACTTCGGCGTGGATGAGGCGAACAGGGTGGTGCCCCTGCTCACCCGGACCTTCGAGAAGGTCCGGCCATGGGTCTCGCACGCGCAGGAACTCTCCAAGGAGCTGGAGGCCTTGAAGGGCCAGGGCAAGCGCGATGCCTTCACGGAGACACTTCAGGAGCAGCACTCCCGGCTGCTCGAGCAGATCCGCGCCGAGCTCCATCCCCTCCAGGAGATGGGCATCGAGGTGAAGGCGGCCGATGGGCTGGTGGACTTCCACGCCCTGCTGGGCGGCCGCACCGTCTACCTGTGCTGGCGCTACGGCGAGACGGCCGTGAGCCACTGGCACGAGCTGGACACGGGCTTCGCGGGGCGCCAGCGCATCGAGGACCCCGAGGCCTTCGCCCCCACCTACCTGAGCTGA
- a CDS encoding YgaP-like transmembrane domain, whose product MLLVGFMATRTGRWVRILAGSGMVVGGLASGSPKGAALALAGLGSLVSGAMDVCMMAALFGHSIRGADIRRRLGIKDEEPLIGRPPPRPSARAIMYLH is encoded by the coding sequence ATGCTTCTGGTCGGGTTCATGGCGACGCGCACGGGACGCTGGGTCCGCATCCTCGCGGGCTCGGGAATGGTGGTGGGAGGCCTCGCCTCGGGCTCTCCCAAGGGCGCGGCGCTGGCGCTCGCGGGGCTCGGCTCCCTGGTCTCCGGCGCGATGGACGTGTGCATGATGGCCGCCCTGTTCGGGCACTCCATCCGCGGCGCGGACATCCGGCGGCGCCTGGGCATCAAGGACGAAGAGCCGCTCATCGGCCGGCCGCCGCCTCGCCCGTCCGCCCGCGCCATCATGTACCTGCACTGA
- a CDS encoding WD40/YVTN/BNR-like repeat-containing protein, which produces MKTRFWLPWMGLLVLPALPAGAHLGLPETSNVTLRREHPEHMLVGASFGAVISLDSGQTWRWICPEGMEIGAWRPERYFWLKGGDILAATGGALVRSRDNGCTWATDPFFKETWVTGLAVHPTDERELFVSTGKPTTGNSLYRSGDGGASWTPLLPPSPDIRYSAIHQAPSQPRRLYASGQQGQEMFLSRSDDGGQSWTRLPQPFSQLMRPYNLILMRVNEASPDRLWVQVSAQGLTHIFESQDGGTTLTPLMEIADVLVGVEASVDGNTVWAATPVYLYRARQGAPPEILPRPEGNACATRVGNTLYACGSSWVHTWALARSQDEGTTWEPYFGLATLQGAHQCAQGTPVQQTCPQRWPQLAELFGAPVPPPPEPPPSDGGVPEPLPETPSKKGCGAVAGPALLPLVLLTLAALRPRRRRTSWSP; this is translated from the coding sequence ATGAAGACACGCTTTTGGCTGCCCTGGATGGGCTTGCTGGTGCTGCCGGCGCTCCCGGCCGGGGCGCACCTGGGATTGCCGGAGACCTCCAACGTCACCCTGCGCCGGGAGCATCCGGAGCACATGCTCGTCGGCGCCTCGTTCGGCGCCGTCATCTCGCTCGACAGCGGGCAGACGTGGCGGTGGATCTGCCCCGAGGGCATGGAGATCGGCGCCTGGCGGCCGGAGCGCTACTTCTGGCTGAAGGGCGGGGACATCCTGGCCGCGACGGGCGGCGCCCTGGTCCGCTCGAGGGATAACGGCTGCACCTGGGCCACGGACCCCTTCTTCAAGGAGACGTGGGTCACGGGCCTCGCCGTGCACCCCACGGACGAGCGCGAGCTGTTCGTCTCCACGGGCAAGCCCACCACCGGCAACAGCCTCTACCGCTCCGGGGATGGGGGCGCGAGCTGGACGCCCCTGCTGCCGCCGAGCCCGGACATCCGCTACTCCGCCATCCACCAGGCGCCCTCCCAGCCCCGCCGCCTCTACGCCTCCGGCCAGCAGGGCCAGGAGATGTTCCTGTCGCGCAGCGACGACGGAGGGCAGAGCTGGACCCGGCTGCCGCAGCCCTTCTCCCAGCTCATGCGCCCCTACAACCTCATCCTGATGCGCGTGAACGAGGCGTCCCCGGACCGGCTCTGGGTGCAGGTGTCCGCGCAGGGCCTCACCCACATCTTCGAGAGCCAGGATGGGGGCACCACGCTGACGCCGCTCATGGAGATCGCCGACGTGCTCGTGGGCGTGGAGGCCTCGGTGGACGGCAACACCGTCTGGGCCGCGACCCCCGTCTACCTCTATCGCGCGCGGCAGGGCGCGCCCCCGGAGATCCTCCCCCGCCCCGAGGGCAACGCCTGCGCCACGCGGGTGGGAAACACGCTGTACGCATGCGGCTCGAGCTGGGTGCACACCTGGGCCCTGGCGCGCAGCCAGGACGAGGGCACCACGTGGGAGCCCTACTTCGGACTCGCCACCCTTCAGGGCGCGCACCAGTGCGCCCAGGGAACTCCGGTCCAGCAGACCTGCCCCCAGCGCTGGCCCCAGCTCGCCGAGCTGTTCGGCGCGCCCGTTCCTCCGCCCCCCGAGCCTCCGCCCTCGGACGGGGGGGTGCCCGAGCCCCTGCCCGAAACACCGTCCAAGAAGGGGTGCGGCGCCGTGGCCGGGCCCGCCCTCCTTCCGCTGGTGCTGCTGACCCTCGCCGCGCTCCGGCCCCGCCGGCGGCGCACTTCCTGGAGCCCCTGA
- a CDS encoding M20/M25/M40 family metallo-hydrolase — protein MLRSPLWSAVLLLWPTLVLAEPKGRPPVDCKLSGPKRAVPFSAEALPGRPLSERYAEYVGTCGLDEVVALTQQLVRFKTVSREQPAAKSPGTAALGRFLKKWAQDHGFAFRAVGTQDVFELSWGEGAPHLGFLVHADVAPAVPRQWRHEPFDPQVMDGKLYGRGVSDGKGPLATALVSLAMAQEMGLKPWKGRVLLLIGNGRKSDWKGMEQYVRTQPLPPHVISLDAEYPVVVAQSGFGVLNLEAPLRPREGSESGRLVAVDASAGEALTEVPASATLELVPAAGTSAEQGLDLVRKALEAVRQERPTLVAEVKLRPVPGVSRGSRIVLSARGRAAPSATPERGHNALWDLAAIAGQLPLSENGLTEMLRTTVRRLDGDHHGERLGIAGHDTLMGPLLVAPTLLRVKEGKVSLSLHLHRPRSDEGTDDFHTALDHAVALITQETDGWVKEGSGRSVGEPYVAKPSGALVTKLLEVYKLQRGKGEGVKPVSFRGETYARLFPGGVDFGPRLPGEPSLGEAPDEFISLDHLALNTRMLAAALQALVFSPNAP, from the coding sequence ATGCTTCGCTCCCCCCTCTGGTCCGCCGTCCTCTTGCTTTGGCCCACCCTGGTGCTCGCGGAGCCCAAGGGCAGGCCCCCGGTCGACTGCAAGCTGTCCGGCCCCAAGCGGGCCGTGCCGTTCTCCGCCGAAGCCTTGCCCGGCAGGCCTCTCTCCGAGCGGTATGCCGAGTATGTGGGCACGTGTGGCCTGGACGAGGTGGTGGCCCTGACGCAGCAGCTCGTCCGCTTCAAGACGGTGAGCCGCGAGCAGCCCGCCGCGAAGAGTCCCGGCACCGCCGCCCTGGGGCGCTTCCTGAAGAAGTGGGCCCAGGACCATGGCTTCGCGTTCCGGGCCGTGGGCACCCAGGACGTGTTCGAGCTGTCCTGGGGCGAGGGCGCCCCGCACCTGGGCTTTCTCGTCCACGCGGACGTGGCCCCCGCGGTCCCCCGCCAGTGGCGGCATGAGCCGTTCGATCCCCAGGTGATGGACGGGAAGCTCTATGGCCGGGGCGTCAGCGACGGCAAGGGCCCGCTGGCCACGGCGCTCGTCTCGCTCGCCATGGCCCAGGAGATGGGCCTGAAGCCGTGGAAGGGCCGGGTGCTGCTGCTCATCGGCAATGGCCGGAAGAGCGACTGGAAGGGCATGGAGCAGTATGTCCGCACCCAGCCCCTGCCCCCCCATGTCATCTCCCTGGACGCGGAGTATCCCGTCGTGGTGGCCCAGTCCGGCTTCGGCGTGCTGAACCTGGAGGCACCCCTGCGCCCCCGTGAGGGGAGCGAGTCCGGGCGCCTGGTGGCCGTGGATGCCTCCGCCGGGGAGGCGCTCACCGAGGTGCCCGCGTCCGCCACGCTGGAGCTGGTGCCCGCGGCGGGAACCTCCGCCGAGCAGGGGCTGGACCTCGTCCGCAAGGCCCTGGAGGCGGTCCGCCAGGAGCGGCCCACGCTCGTGGCCGAGGTGAAGCTCCGGCCGGTGCCGGGGGTCTCCCGGGGCTCGCGCATCGTCCTGTCGGCCCGCGGGCGGGCGGCGCCCTCGGCCACCCCCGAGCGCGGGCACAACGCGCTCTGGGATCTGGCGGCCATCGCCGGGCAGCTCCCCCTGTCGGAGAACGGGCTCACGGAGATGCTGCGGACCACCGTGCGCCGGCTGGACGGGGACCACCACGGGGAGCGGCTGGGCATCGCCGGGCATGACACCCTCATGGGGCCGCTCCTCGTGGCCCCCACCCTGCTGCGGGTGAAGGAGGGGAAGGTGTCCCTGTCGCTGCACCTGCACCGGCCCCGGAGCGACGAGGGGACCGACGACTTCCACACGGCGCTCGACCATGCCGTGGCGCTCATCACCCAGGAGACGGATGGCTGGGTGAAGGAGGGCTCCGGGCGCTCCGTGGGGGAGCCCTACGTGGCGAAGCCTTCCGGGGCGCTCGTCACCAAGCTGCTCGAGGTCTACAAGCTCCAGCGCGGCAAAGGGGAGGGCGTCAAGCCTGTGTCCTTCCGGGGAGAGACCTACGCCCGGCTGTTCCCCGGCGGGGTGGACTTTGGTCCCCGGCTGCCCGGCGAGCCCAGCCTGGGCGAGGCCCCGGATGAGTTCATCTCCCTGGACCATCTGGCGTTGAACACCCGGATGCTCGCCGCGGCCTTGCAAGCCCTGGTCTTCTCTCCGAATGCCCCCTGA
- a CDS encoding c-type cytochrome, with protein sequence MRGAALLVGLLAMGCGESTEPAEDFGEALFQDARLSESQYNRFSCATCHASTPTPPAGRVLAGHTLHNAAFRPDWWGGYETQLLDAVNFCYVHFMRGVSPLTPEEPKSRALYEYLVRISPDRQAPALPFTVVKDIREVPRGTVDRGAEVYRAACQDCHGEPHTGRGRLTELASVLPEVVRDYDTLFPGVPKSLVVIEKVRHGQFFGVGGNMPPYSLEALSDEDLGALLAFLEL encoded by the coding sequence ATGAGGGGGGCCGCGCTGCTGGTGGGGCTGCTGGCCATGGGCTGCGGCGAGTCCACCGAGCCTGCGGAGGACTTCGGCGAGGCGCTGTTCCAGGACGCCCGGCTCTCGGAGAGCCAGTACAACCGCTTCTCGTGCGCGACGTGCCACGCCTCCACGCCCACGCCCCCGGCAGGACGGGTGCTGGCGGGCCACACCCTGCACAACGCGGCGTTCCGGCCGGACTGGTGGGGCGGCTACGAGACCCAGCTCCTGGACGCGGTGAACTTCTGCTACGTGCACTTCATGCGCGGCGTGAGCCCGCTGACGCCCGAGGAGCCGAAGTCCCGGGCGCTCTACGAGTACCTCGTGCGCATCAGCCCGGACCGGCAGGCCCCCGCGCTGCCCTTCACCGTGGTGAAGGACATCCGGGAGGTGCCGCGCGGCACCGTGGACCGGGGCGCCGAGGTCTACCGCGCGGCCTGCCAGGACTGCCACGGCGAGCCCCACACCGGCCGGGGGCGCCTCACGGAGCTGGCCTCCGTGCTCCCCGAGGTGGTGCGGGACTACGACACGCTGTTTCCGGGCGTGCCCAAGTCCCTCGTCGTCATCGAGAAGGTCCGCCACGGCCAGTTCTTCGGCGTGGGCGGCAACATGCCCCCCTACAGCCTGGAGGCCCTCTCGGACGAGGACCTGGGCGCGCTGCTTGCCTTCCTGGAGCTGTAG
- a CDS encoding YncE family protein, with protein sequence MSPRHRAGLLLASLALGACQQDDGSGPLKIPELDYGTDAPWHPSIPLPPPGPMGRALITNSKEDTLSLLDLDTVGAADWGERARIPVGLNPVELEGPHHAAVSPDGAFYYVGISNSVEGGSGEGPHGSHGTGTVDGYSLKMDARTHRLVGAVRVDRNPGDLILSHDGRTLYQTHFDVLRISEVFQRGGSEPEMSARLAIVDTQTMSRQAMVPVCPAPHAVRLSPEGHRAYIACYSDEVAVVDLVSPDHPVTRVKVAANAGSAIAPRHEPYALTVSPTTGGVWVSSLRSRSVQYLDPETLTVDPTRTVYLGGPPLFGAFRADGNLLYMPYQREDALALVDPATGSVLREIPLAPSGCLNAHQVELLPGGELGLVVCEGDHEGPGTLHVVDLREEKVVKTVQVGIFPDSVVLLRGTP encoded by the coding sequence ATGAGCCCCCGCCACCGCGCAGGGCTGCTCCTCGCCTCGCTCGCGCTGGGCGCTTGCCAGCAGGACGACGGCTCGGGGCCGCTGAAGATTCCCGAGCTGGACTACGGCACGGACGCGCCCTGGCACCCGTCCATCCCCCTGCCGCCGCCAGGGCCCATGGGGCGCGCCCTCATCACCAACAGCAAGGAGGACACCCTCAGCCTGCTGGACCTGGACACCGTGGGCGCGGCGGACTGGGGCGAGCGGGCGCGCATCCCGGTGGGGCTCAACCCCGTGGAGCTGGAGGGGCCGCACCACGCCGCCGTCTCCCCGGACGGCGCCTTCTACTACGTGGGCATCTCCAACTCCGTGGAGGGGGGCAGTGGCGAGGGGCCGCACGGCTCGCACGGCACCGGCACCGTGGATGGCTACAGCCTCAAGATGGATGCGCGCACCCACCGGCTCGTGGGCGCGGTGCGCGTGGACCGCAACCCGGGGGACCTCATCCTCAGCCACGACGGCCGGACGCTGTACCAGACCCACTTCGACGTGCTGCGCATCTCCGAGGTGTTCCAGCGGGGCGGCTCCGAGCCGGAGATGTCCGCGCGCCTGGCCATCGTCGACACCCAGACGATGAGCCGCCAGGCCATGGTGCCGGTGTGCCCCGCGCCGCACGCGGTCCGCCTCTCGCCGGAGGGCCACCGCGCGTACATCGCCTGTTACTCGGACGAGGTGGCCGTGGTGGACCTGGTGTCCCCGGACCACCCCGTCACGCGGGTGAAGGTCGCCGCCAACGCGGGCTCCGCCATCGCCCCGAGACACGAGCCCTACGCGCTCACCGTCTCCCCCACCACGGGCGGGGTGTGGGTCAGCTCCCTGCGGAGCCGCTCGGTGCAGTACCTGGACCCGGAGACGCTCACCGTGGACCCCACGCGCACCGTCTACCTCGGCGGGCCACCGCTGTTCGGCGCCTTCCGCGCGGACGGGAACCTCCTTTATATGCCCTACCAGCGGGAGGACGCGCTGGCGCTCGTGGACCCCGCCACCGGCAGCGTGCTGCGCGAGATTCCCCTGGCCCCCAGCGGGTGCCTCAACGCGCACCAGGTGGAGCTGCTGCCCGGGGGCGAGCTCGGGCTCGTCGTCTGCGAGGGCGACCATGAGGGCCCCGGCACGCTGCACGTGGTGGACCTCCGGGAGGAGAAGGTGGTGAAGACGGTGCAGGTGGGCATCTTCCCGGACTCGGTGGTGCTCCTCCGGGGGACGCCATGA
- a CDS encoding NmrA/HSCARG family protein, translated as MESHLSVLVTGATGQQGGAVARHLLERGHRVVALTRDADSPAARALHKQGAQLAVGDFDDLNSLEQAARGVTSVYAMATPFERGTETEVRHGAHLVDAARRAGVKHFVYSSVAGADRLTGVPHFDSKHEVEHYLRHSRVPYTILGPTFFMENFLSPMFRQGLSSGILGLGLPPTVGLQMVSVEDLAAFATLVLMDAEEFAGKRIEVASDEVTGQQATDLLSYASGHRLHYQQLPLGFLQEESGDMARMYEWLGRVGYHADILTLRHAFPEVGWHTFEEWARGQDWRFLSEASPSYLEESSTPSTH; from the coding sequence ATGGAATCGCATCTTTCAGTTCTGGTGACGGGGGCCACCGGCCAGCAGGGGGGCGCGGTAGCGCGCCATCTCCTGGAGCGCGGACACCGCGTCGTGGCCCTCACCCGGGATGCGGACTCGCCCGCCGCGCGGGCCCTGCACAAGCAGGGCGCGCAGCTGGCCGTGGGCGACTTCGATGACCTGAACTCCTTGGAGCAGGCGGCCCGGGGCGTCACGTCGGTCTACGCCATGGCCACGCCCTTCGAGCGGGGCACCGAGACCGAGGTGCGCCACGGGGCCCACCTGGTGGACGCGGCCCGGCGGGCAGGGGTGAAGCACTTCGTCTACTCCTCGGTGGCCGGCGCGGACCGCCTCACCGGCGTGCCCCACTTCGACAGCAAGCACGAGGTGGAGCACTACCTGCGCCACTCGCGCGTGCCCTACACCATCCTGGGCCCCACCTTCTTCATGGAGAACTTCCTGAGCCCGATGTTCCGCCAAGGGCTGTCCTCCGGAATCCTGGGCCTGGGGCTGCCGCCCACCGTGGGCCTGCAGATGGTGAGCGTGGAGGACCTGGCCGCCTTCGCCACCCTGGTCCTCATGGACGCCGAGGAGTTCGCCGGCAAGCGCATCGAGGTCGCCTCGGACGAGGTGACGGGCCAGCAGGCCACCGACCTGCTCTCGTACGCGAGCGGCCACCGGCTCCACTACCAGCAGCTGCCGCTCGGCTTCCTCCAGGAGGAGAGCGGCGACATGGCCCGGATGTACGAGTGGCTGGGCCGGGTGGGCTACCACGCGGACATCCTCACCCTGCGCCACGCGTTTCCGGAGGTGGGGTGGCACACCTTCGAGGAGTGGGCCCGGGGCCAGGACTGGCGCTTCCTGTCCGAGGCGTCACCGTCCTACCTGGAAGAGTCCAGCACGCCCTCCACGCACTGA
- a CDS encoding DUF962 domain-containing protein, whose translation MSERIATYAEFWPFYLREHSKPVTRWLHFVGTSLGLGIATVAVRSGRGALIPAALVCAYGLAWVGHFGIEKNRPATFKYPLWSFLSDFRMLGLMAVGQLGPHLERAQAGASLPPAPAASKAV comes from the coding sequence ATGTCCGAGCGCATCGCCACCTACGCCGAGTTCTGGCCGTTCTATCTGCGCGAACATTCGAAGCCTGTCACGCGCTGGCTGCACTTCGTGGGCACCTCGCTGGGGCTGGGCATCGCCACCGTCGCCGTGAGGTCCGGCCGGGGCGCGCTCATTCCCGCCGCCCTCGTGTGTGCCTATGGGCTCGCGTGGGTGGGCCACTTCGGCATCGAGAAGAACCGGCCCGCCACCTTCAAGTACCCCCTCTGGTCCTTCCTCTCCGACTTCCGGATGCTGGGGCTGATGGCGGTGGGCCAGCTCGGGCCCCACCTGGAGCGGGCCCAGGCGGGAGCCTCCCTGCCCCCCGCCCCGGCCGCGAGCAAGGCCGTCTAG